A window of Campylobacter magnus genomic DNA:
TGGTAAGAGGAGCTTTTAAAAGATGAGCTTATAGAGCTTTTATCCAATTTGTGTTTAATTTTCTTAAAAAAATTGCTAGATTATTGCAATATAAAAATAGAATTTAAAAGAATTTACTTATATTGCTTAAACTTAATTTTGATATAATATCACTATCTTTTAAAATGAAATAATCGCTTTTAAAAATGTTTAGGGAAAATTAAGGAAAGCATCGGTGGTGGGTCCACCACTCACCGAATATATATCTATAAATATTATTATATCATTATTTTAAAGCTTTAAGTTTTTTAAGGTCAATGTAAAAGTAAATTATTTACTTTTTATTATATTCTATAAAAATCATTGAAATTTATATTATACAATAAAATCATAAAACACGATTATATCGTGCTTTGCTCGGTCGCCAGTAGTAATTCTGTAGTAATTACGCTAAAAGCACGATATAATCGGTGTTTTGTTCAGTCGTAATTATTTTTTGTTTTTTATCGTTTTAAATCAGATAGCTTTAAAATATCACTTTTAATTTTGTATTTATAAACAGCCCAAAAATCCCACTTATCTATTTTTATATTATCAAAAAATGCTTGATCTTTTATTTTTACAACACCTTTTTTATAATCATATACACCAGTAAAGACCAAATCGTGATTAGCCACTAGCACTTGACAATCATCACTATTTAATATTTTTTGCTCGTCATCAAAGACTAAAATGCTATCGCTACTCCATCTTGCCATATAATATTTTTTATTTGGTGCAAATGGAAATAAAAATGTAAAAAAATCATAAGGAAGAGCTATTTTTTTAGCATTTTTCTTGTCTATGAAATTGCTTATATCGTTGAAAAATTCTATATTAACAATATTTCTTTCAATTAAACTTTTTGAAAGGTTTTTTATATCAATACTCTCATCACTAAAAAATTCGTTTGAAATATTAAATTTATCACTAATGCTATTTATGACATAATCTGGCAATGGATTATAGCCATTTTCATAGCTAGCAATAGCACTTTTTGAAATTCCCAAACACTCCCCAAGCTCTGTTTGGCTTAGTTTTAATGTTTTTCGTAATGATTGCAATCTTTTGCCTAGATCCATATTTATACCTTTAACTGTCAAATAAAATCATATTATAGAATTTATTGCCTTTAAAAATAATAAATAATCATTTATTGAAATTTTTGATATATTATTGACAATAAATATATTTTTTTGCTATAATTCGCTAATTTTTACACACAAGGAGAAAAAATGAAAAAAATAATCCCAGCAAATTCTGAGTTTATGACACCACAGATGCTAGAAAGTGAACTTGGAATAAGCATTAGCAAGCAAAGCAAGTTAAGAATGAAACGAGCTCAAAATCAGCCTAATCCTTTGCCGTTTATTAAACAAGGCAAATTGATTGTTTATCCTAGAAGTAGCGTTTATTCTTGGTTCAATAGTTTAGCAAGGGGACTATGATGAATAGCGTGCTAGATTATTTAGATAGCTTTGCTATACCTGAGAGTGAGTGGGAAAAAGAGCTTGAATGGATAGATATATTTGACAATGAAAAGTTTTTAGCAAAAGCTAGTATAACTTTGATTAGCGCAGATACAAGCTCTTTTAAAACTTTTTTTACTACCGAATTTTCAATGCCATTGCTTAAAAATGGAGTATTTAAAAAAGTTTATGATATTGATTTTGATGGAGACACAAGAGTATATAAGGAAAGAAACCAAAATGATATTTTAAAGCCACTGCGTGATAACAAGCAGTGGATTTATATAAGAGAAAACGAGATTATAGCAAAAAATACTTCAATAGATGTAATTTTAGATGATATTTCTAGAAAAAATGAAAATCTTAATGGAGTTCTTTTTATTATTGATGTGCTTAGTAATTTTACTAATCCAAACGATGTAAAAGAAGTAAATAGGTTTTTTGGAATTCTTAGAAGACTAACAAATTTAAATGCTACCATTATTGTTTTACACCACAATAAAAAAGAACGCACACAAGATGGACTTGGACAATATAGTGGAGTTTCTTATCTTACTGGTAAAGCTGATGTAGCGTATCAGTTATCAGCAAATGATAATAAAGAAATTCCAGTATTAACTTTTAAAATAATTAAAAGCAAATACAATTATCTAAATGGTAAAAAGCATATTATTTTTTCTCTCGATACGACCAAAAGAGCTGGTGAGCGTTTAAGCATAGATACTACAAAAAGCGATGACGAAATTCAAAATTCTCAAAGTCCTAAAAGAACAGAAATCAAAGAAAAAATTTTGAAAGTTTTAAACACAGTAGATCAAATTTATCAAGGTCAACTTTTAGAGAAAATAGGCACTAATAAAAACGATAAAACAGCAATAAATGTTATTGACACTTGTGCTAAATATTCTGAGCCACTTTGGCATATAAAAACAATCGCCAAAGGAAATATAACTTCAAAGCTGATTTCTTTAAAAGTTTTTGAAAATGATGTCTAATTCGTCACTTCTTTTTTGGCGTAAATTTTATTTTTTTACTGAGCTTGCCGAAGTAAAAAGCGCACACATAAGAGCAAATAAAATCTTTGAAAATCGCCTAGATTTTTAAAGAGATTTTTTTGCTCTTAGGGATAGTGCGAACTA
This region includes:
- a CDS encoding AAA family ATPase, producing the protein MNSVLDYLDSFAIPESEWEKELEWIDIFDNEKFLAKASITLISADTSSFKTFFTTEFSMPLLKNGVFKKVYDIDFDGDTRVYKERNQNDILKPLRDNKQWIYIRENEIIAKNTSIDVILDDISRKNENLNGVLFIIDVLSNFTNPNDVKEVNRFFGILRRLTNLNATIIVLHHNKKERTQDGLGQYSGVSYLTGKADVAYQLSANDNKEIPVLTFKIIKSKYNYLNGKKHIIFSLDTTKRAGERLSIDTTKSDDEIQNSQSPKRTEIKEKILKVLNTVDQIYQGQLLEKIGTNKNDKTAINVIDTCAKYSEPLWHIKTIAKGNITSKLISLKVFENDV
- a CDS encoding helix-turn-helix domain-containing protein, whose amino-acid sequence is MDLGKRLQSLRKTLKLSQTELGECLGISKSAIASYENGYNPLPDYVINSISDKFNISNEFFSDESIDIKNLSKSLIERNIVNIEFFNDISNFIDKKNAKKIALPYDFFTFLFPFAPNKKYYMARWSSDSILVFDDEQKILNSDDCQVLVANHDLVFTGVYDYKKGVVKIKDQAFFDNIKIDKWDFWAVYKYKIKSDILKLSDLKR